TGTAAATTATATACCGTTCACGCTCAAGGATATTGTTCATCCCGCCGTTATTAGTAATGTAACAGTATACGTTGCTGATTATGCTCTTAATAAGACTGATAACTGTGACAATATGGATTgcattattagtgataatgaggataattccAGGGTAGTATGATATTAAGAGGTCTACTCTCATAAATATTGCATTGGGGAGACTTTGTTTAGTTTATCATTAGTTttgattgtcattataattatcttatctatcttcattCTTCATTGAAGAAAGCAAGATAGATGTAATATCGTATATACTAATACATCATCAAATCTTTTTCAATATACAGGATaagaaacaaaagggggaaaaacatagTAAAGCTTTATTTTAATGAAATGAACAGTGTAGATCATGTATATAAATCCACAATGATTGATAGTTACATTGTTTTCCACTGATGTTTTGCATATGAACCGATTACtttgattctctctttctatctagctagctatctatatatgtctgtctatctatcaatttatctatctatcttccctgtACTTAGAAATCAGCGTTTGTATTTGTTGgatgtgtaaacacatacacgcacacacacacacacacacacacacacacacacacacacacacacacacacacacacacacacacacacacacacacacacacacagacacacagatacacacacttatatatacatatgtttatacacatatatgtatatatatatatatatatatatacatacatatatatgcatatatatatatatatatattatgtatattcatatatatatatatatatatgtgtgtgtgtgtgtgtgtgtgtgtgtgtgtgtgtgtgtgtgtgtgtgtgtgtgtgtgtgtgtatgtatatatatatatatatatatttatatatatatatacaaatacatatatatacatacatacatacatacattatacacacacacacacacactatatatatatatatatatatatatatatatatatatatatatataatatatatatatatatatatatatagtgtgtgtgtgtgtgtgtgtgtgtgtgtgtgtatacaaaccaGCATATATCACTGCGCTCTacaataatgtattttttcactTTCAGAAAATAAgctataaaaatatgttttttgtagCCATTTGTATTATCAGTTTTGCTTATAGGAAGCAAAACGAGAGTaagatatatatttgtcattatggATTCTTAAATGAactatgttttatatacaaatatatgttatttctttcattacaaTCCTCACACCACAATATTTGTAAAATGCACAACCTTGTTTCACAGGCTTATGAATTTTACAAATATCGAGTTTTGTACTTTTTACATTACATTTACACTTAAAATGTGaaagacaatttttttccttAGCAGCTAACAGTAATCATTctttaaaagcaagaaaatggagagatgaaaaagtgggaagaacaagagaagagagagaaagagagagagatttgtcagggaaaggggaggaggagagaaagttcTCTtacataaaagaagagaaaaaaagtttgaaagaaaataataattacaggcaATCAACATACACAGAGACACCTATTAACACACagaccaagaaaaggaaaagaaaagcagagaaacagcaaaaaaaaaagtaataaaaccagtCAAAATACGCTCAGCGGCCTCCCTTTCTGGGTCGCTAGGTATCTGCCTCCCAATTACGTATAGGGAGCTTCACGTCCTGGAATTTCATGTCATCCGTCATCTGGCTTGGCTTCGGGAATTTGGCGTCGCTGTTCACCAGGCAGCTTGGCCTGACGATGGCTTTGTTTAGTATTGTGGGATCTGCGTCGAAGACTTCGGACACGCCCTCGGGTTCCTTCTTAAAAGACGACCAGTTGGTGCGGAAGACCATCATAGACATCATCAGCAGGATAACTGCGAAGAGGaaatgtgttcgtgcgtgcgtgcgtgtgtgtgtgtgtgtgtgtgtgtgtgtgtgtgtgtgtgtgtgtgtgtgtgtgtgtgtgtgtgtgtgtgtgtgtgtgtttattttgaggTGAATATAGAAAGTACTGACAATGTACAAAAAATCCACAAGCATATACTGTATCGAGTTTTGTAGAAGTAATTACATTATGATTAGGAAGAACTatgggatatagatagatagttagataggcaggtagatagatagatatagatacagatgtagatatgcatgtatgtatatgtatttgcacacacatacacacgtataaggatgggagggataaagggaaatatatatgcaaataaacatataaggtgaagaaaacatatatagatggcatacattcgtgtatatatatatatatatatatatatatatatatatatatatatatatatatatatatgtatatatatgtatatatatatatgtatatatatatatatatgtatgtatatatataatatatatacacacacacacacacacacacacacacacacacacacacacacacacacacacatatatatatatatatatatatatatatatatatatatatatatatgcagatatgtatgtgtgaatatgatagatatatatatagataaatagatagatagatagatagacatatatatgtctatctatctagagagagagaatgaaagagagaacgagagagagaaagagagagagagagagagagagagagagagagagagagagagagagagagagagagagagaatgagagggcgatagatagctaggtagagagaaacagaaacaaaagtagCGATCGAACATCCTCCTCAGTTCTCGCACAGGGTACTCACGTCCAACCACAGGCAGCACGACCCCTTGCACAATGATCCCCCCGAGGTAGTTGAGGGCGCCGGCCACTGCCAGCAGCCACCATCCCGCGAGGGTACAGAAGATGCCCAGACCTCCCAGCATTAACACTACTAATACCTGTGTGAGGAAGGGatagacgagaaaaaaatatatatacacagaatgaACTGATGGTTGTCGGttattcttctttcgttcttttatctttttctttttcttttcgtttccttttttttacttcttctattttattggtagatttctgttcttttgtttgtttttctctctttttctatacctcacttcttctctctttcctttcatttttctatgCCAAGATAAGTAGCACGAGTACTATaagtactactaatactaataataataatgataacaataataagagaaacaacaacaatgataacaaatataagaactaaaataatgaaaaggaaagcaacaataatgacagttgttaaaataataatagcaattttaatgataatgtgaatgataatgataatgataataataataacagcaataatagtaaaaataataatgaaataaaacgttgttaatagtaataataataataataataataataataataataataataataataataataataataataataataatagtaataataataatgatgataataataataataataataataataataataatagtaaaaataataataataataacaataataataatagtaattataataataataataattaataataaaaatgatatcaaaataacaacgacagtgatagtaataagtaatgatgataataacaatgataatgattatcacaattataataataatgatgatgattaaattaataaagaaaatcataacaataataatgatgatgataataaaagtaatgattataataataacaacaacaataataatgatgatgatgatgatgatgatgatgatgatgatgatgatgatgatgatgatgatgatgatgatgatgatgatgataataataacaataataaaacaacaagaatCATACTAAAagcaataattctgataataaaaataataaatatagcaacagtgatgataatgataattataataataataataataataataataataataataataataataataataataataataattattattattattattattattattattattatcattgctgttgttgttgttgttacaattatttctatcagtattatgattattatgattattattattgttatcattattatcattatcattattataagaaaaacaaaaatgacaaaattaacaacaatatcaacaacaacaacaacaacaacaataataataataataataataataataatgataataataataataataataataataataataataataaaggcaatagtgaaaataaaaataaaaaataaatgaaatataatttatattatataataatgaaaataataataataataataataataataataatgataataataataataataataataataataataataataataataataataataataataacaacaacaataacaactactacagaaacaataataataataatataaaagaaataactattataataataataatagtaagaaaaaaaaagagatataacatatcatataataatgataatgataataataataatactgctactactactactactactaataataataataataataataataataataataacaataataataataataaaggcaatagtgaaaataaaaataaaaaataaatgaaatataatttatattatataataatgaaaaaaaaaaaataaaataaaaataataataataataataataataataataataataataacaacaacaacaataacaacaacaacaacaacaacaacaacaacaacaacaataataataataataatagtaataataataatagcaacaacaatagcaactactacagaaacaataataataataatgatataaaaaaaaataactatcataataattataataataataataatagtaagaaaaaaaaaagagatataacatattatataataatgataatgataataataataataataataacaataataataataacaataataataataataataaaaaaaaaaaaaaaataataataataataagagtaataataataataatgataataataatggcaataataataacaataacaataataataataataataataataataataatagcaataataataacaataataataatattcatcattatcatcttcattattatttttattattgttgttattattattattattattatcattattatttttttatcattattaatatcattgtctttatcatcattaccattattattattattatcattttaacaacaataatgataataataattataattaaaataaaaactataataatagtaataatgataataataataataataatgataataataataataataataataataataataataataataataataataatagtaataatcataataatgatgataataataatgataataataataatcatgataataacaatgaaaataataaatatgataataatgataaaaataatattagtattctcaataataattataatgacaataataataatgatactgagaaTAATAgaaagtctaataataataatgatgataacaatcgtaataataattttaataataatgataataataataatgataataataataataataataaaataataacaacaacaataatagcaataataacaataatcattattaaaaacaatatcagtagtgataatgatagggatcctgatagtgataatgatgatgattatgataatgatgatgatgatgatgatgatgatgaagatgatgatgatgatgatgatgatgatattgatgatgatgataatgataataatgataataaactgatgatgatgatgatgatgatgatgatgataataataataataataataataatgataataataataataataataataataataacaaaaacaatgatgataataacagtaataataataaggatgatgatgatgatgatgaaatgatgatgatgatgatgatgatgatgatgatgatgatgatgatgatga
The genomic region above belongs to Penaeus monodon isolate SGIC_2016 chromosome 16, NSTDA_Pmon_1, whole genome shotgun sequence and contains:
- the LOC119582621 gene encoding uncharacterized protein LOC119582621 produces the protein MKKEELLLEDSGDADDYKYDPRYPYDFGSRPDYGSRHSSLRSKNRVVFVEPDEESVSSQFWDSNPWLEELIALVKERGPTVLVVLMLGGLGIFCTLAGWWLLAVAGALNYLGGIIVQGVVLPVVGLILLMMSMMVFRTNWSSFKKEPEGVSEVFDADPTILNKAIVRPSCLVNSDAKFPKPSQMTDDMKFQDVKLPIRNWEADT